Proteins encoded in a region of the Chlorogloeopsis sp. ULAP01 genome:
- the devC gene encoding ABC transporter permease DevC translates to MKRRIPLAWLQLSREKNRLLVAMAGITFADILIFIQLGFQSALYDSNTRLQRSLQGDIVLISPNTRSMINMSSFPRRRLYQTMNFKGIMSADALYLDFAKWKNPHTHQFNTILTIGFNPEKSVFKLPEVSQKLDIVRLSDTMLLDRGTRGVSQEIINKIVQGKIVFIEIEKRKIAINGSFNIGFSFAAEGHLITSDQNFLRLFSTRRKVSEVNVGLITLQPGYEPKSMAVALQNILPNDVKVLTMQEFIEFEKNYWAKNTAIGFIFSLGTLLGFVVGTVIVYQILYSDVTEHLPEYATLKAMGFRDIYLLSVVFQEALILAILGYIPGCAISFYLYTLTRNATNLPLFMPISRAIAVFVLTVLMCTISGAIAMSKIKSADPAEIF, encoded by the coding sequence ATGAAAAGGAGAATCCCACTAGCTTGGTTACAACTTAGTCGAGAAAAAAATCGCCTTTTAGTTGCAATGGCGGGAATTACTTTTGCAGATATTCTCATATTTATTCAATTAGGTTTTCAATCTGCACTTTATGATAGCAATACGAGGCTGCAACGTAGCCTGCAAGGAGACATAGTTCTAATCAGTCCTAATACTCGTAGCATGATTAATATGTCATCCTTTCCTCGTCGTCGTTTATATCAAACCATGAACTTTAAAGGGATAATGTCAGCTGATGCATTGTATCTAGATTTTGCTAAATGGAAAAATCCTCATACTCATCAGTTTAATACAATATTAACTATAGGATTTAATCCAGAAAAATCTGTTTTTAAATTACCTGAAGTGAGTCAAAAATTAGATATTGTCAGATTGAGTGACACCATGTTACTTGATAGAGGAACGCGAGGAGTTTCACAAGAAATTATTAATAAGATTGTACAAGGTAAAATTGTTTTTATTGAAATTGAAAAGCGTAAAATAGCAATTAATGGCTCATTTAATATTGGATTTTCTTTTGCTGCTGAAGGTCATTTAATTACCAGCGATCAGAACTTTCTACGTTTATTTTCTACAAGAAGGAAAGTATCTGAAGTTAATGTAGGTTTAATTACACTCCAACCAGGCTACGAACCAAAATCAATGGCTGTAGCTCTACAAAATATTTTACCTAATGATGTAAAAGTACTGACGATGCAAGAATTTATAGAATTTGAAAAAAATTATTGGGCTAAAAATACAGCTATTGGCTTTATTTTTAGTCTCGGTACACTTTTAGGATTTGTTGTTGGTACAGTTATCGTTTATCAAATTCTTTATAGTGATGTTACAGAACACTTACCAGAATATGCAACCTTAAAAGCAATGGGATTCCGAGATATATACTTATTGAGTGTTGTTTTTCAAGAAGCATTAATTTTAGCAATTCTAGGTTATATACCTGGATGTGCTATTTCTTTCTATCTATATACATTAACTAGAAATGCGACTAATTTACCTTTATTTATGCCAATCAGCCGTGCGATCGCTGTTTTTGTTTTGACTGTTTTAATGTGTACAATTTCTGGTGCGATCGCTATGAGTAAAATTAAGTCTGCCGATCCAGCTGAAATATTCTAA
- a CDS encoding ABC exporter membrane fusion protein, protein MQIPKINKSVVGWLTTLGIVAILTTSGTITYTVLRFASTHQSHPKTSVAKVPEFIGVAALGRLEPKGEVIKLSAPNSIEGNRVEQLLVKQGDKVKVGQIIAILDNRDRLLATLEKAKEDVKIAKARLAQVKAGAKAGDINAQKANITRIEAEQRGQIIATQAEIARWQAELANAQKEYKRYQFLYKNGAISDSNLDSKHLIIKTVTQQINAAKANLQRIKKAQQEQLNEAKSTLTSIKEVRTVDVQVAEAEVRSAEAVVKQAQANLNLAYVRATQNGQILKIHTYAGEIVSKEGIAELGQTNKMYVVAEVYETDISKVRVGQKSIITSDVFVGKLNGIVEEFGLQIGKKDIFDTDPTASIDARVVEVKIALDRVSSQKVAGLTNLQVKTLIQQ, encoded by the coding sequence ATGCAAATTCCCAAAATTAATAAATCTGTAGTTGGATGGCTGACAACTCTCGGTATAGTTGCAATTTTAACAACTAGTGGAACGATTACTTATACAGTCTTGCGCTTTGCTTCTACTCACCAAAGTCATCCAAAAACATCCGTAGCTAAAGTTCCTGAATTTATCGGTGTGGCTGCATTAGGGCGTTTAGAGCCAAAGGGAGAGGTAATTAAACTTTCTGCACCTAATTCTATAGAGGGTAATCGAGTAGAGCAGTTGTTAGTTAAACAAGGAGACAAAGTAAAAGTCGGTCAAATTATTGCTATTTTAGATAATCGCGATCGCCTACTTGCAACTTTAGAAAAAGCCAAAGAAGACGTAAAAATTGCAAAAGCTCGTCTGGCTCAGGTTAAAGCTGGAGCAAAAGCAGGAGACATTAATGCTCAAAAGGCAAATATTACCCGCATAGAAGCAGAACAAAGAGGACAAATTATTGCAACTCAAGCAGAGATAGCACGTTGGCAAGCCGAGTTAGCCAATGCTCAAAAAGAATATAAACGCTATCAATTTCTGTACAAAAATGGTGCTATTTCCGACTCTAATCTTGATAGTAAGCATTTAATTATAAAAACTGTTACTCAACAAATAAATGCAGCTAAAGCAAATTTGCAAAGAATCAAAAAAGCCCAACAGGAGCAATTAAACGAAGCAAAATCTACTTTAACTAGCATCAAAGAAGTTCGTACAGTTGATGTGCAAGTAGCCGAAGCAGAAGTTCGTAGCGCTGAGGCAGTAGTAAAACAAGCACAGGCAAACTTGAATTTAGCATATGTAAGAGCTACTCAAAATGGACAAATTTTAAAAATACACACTTATGCTGGAGAAATTGTAAGTAAAGAAGGAATTGCTGAACTTGGTCAAACAAATAAAATGTATGTTGTAGCTGAAGTTTATGAAACAGATATTAGTAAAGTTCGTGTTGGTCAAAAAAGTATTATCACTAGTGATGTTTTTGTTGGGAAATTAAACGGTATTGTAGAAGAATTTGGTTTACAAATTGGTAAAAAAGATATTTTCGACACTGATCCAACAGCAAGTATAGATGCTAGGGTTGTGGAAGTCAAAATTGCTTTAGATAGAGTCAGTAGTCAAAAAGTTGCGGGTTTAACCAACTTACAAGTAAAGACATTAATTCAGCAGTAA
- a CDS encoding AI-2E family transporter, translating to MSQSPKPNLWQKLNNSTLLRLLLLFACGWAFVILISYFYNVIAIFTTAAIVAALLNYPVQWLSRYVPRGLAIAIAFLGTIVILLTLVTALGLQVMTQGQGLVARITQALNTQNLLPLQEFLGNLSIERILQTLQTSLMSGIGIAQNVFSSVFTFVFLAVISLYMLIDGEKLWFAFLNLIPTPSRDRFANTFQRSFLGFLRGQLLLMLFLSTTSFLIFSILGVNYALFLAIIVGILDAIPGIGATLAVLIITLLILASQGWVLALKVVIACIILQQIQDNFVSPKVMGNALEISPVLLFFALFIGERIAGLLGVFLSIPIAGMIAAWLRADALETQNSLSEKSQELINKDL from the coding sequence ATGAGCCAATCTCCCAAACCAAACCTCTGGCAAAAATTAAATAACTCTACTCTACTACGTTTGTTATTGTTATTCGCCTGTGGTTGGGCATTTGTTATACTGATTAGTTATTTTTATAACGTTATTGCTATCTTTACTACTGCTGCTATTGTTGCAGCCTTGCTAAATTATCCTGTTCAGTGGTTATCTCGCTATGTACCCAGAGGATTAGCAATTGCGATCGCTTTTTTAGGTACTATAGTTATTCTCCTTACCTTAGTCACAGCTTTGGGATTACAAGTGATGACTCAAGGGCAAGGATTAGTCGCTCGCATCACCCAAGCACTGAACACCCAAAACTTACTACCACTTCAAGAATTTCTAGGCAATCTGAGTATTGAAAGAATTTTGCAAACCTTGCAAACTAGCTTGATGTCAGGCATAGGAATCGCTCAGAATGTCTTTTCGAGTGTGTTTACATTCGTATTCCTTGCCGTTATTAGTCTTTATATGTTAATCGATGGCGAAAAACTTTGGTTTGCTTTTTTAAATTTGATACCTACTCCTTCACGCGATCGGTTTGCTAATACTTTTCAGAGGAGTTTTTTGGGATTTCTCCGAGGACAATTATTATTAATGCTATTTTTGTCTACTACAAGTTTCCTCATCTTTTCAATTTTAGGAGTAAACTATGCATTGTTCTTAGCAATTATTGTCGGTATTTTAGATGCCATTCCTGGAATTGGAGCAACACTTGCAGTTTTGATAATTACTTTATTGATTTTGGCATCTCAAGGCTGGGTATTAGCTCTCAAGGTTGTGATAGCTTGCATAATTCTTCAGCAAATTCAAGATAACTTTGTGAGTCCTAAAGTTATGGGAAACGCTTTAGAAATTAGCCCAGTTCTACTCTTTTTTGCTCTTTTTATTGGCGAGCGAATTGCTGGTTTACTAGGTGTATTCCTGTCGATTCCCATAGCTGGAATGATTGCTGCGTGGTTAAGAGCAGATGCACTAGAAACACAGAACTCTTTATCAGAAAAATCACAAGAGTTGATAAACAAAGATTTGTGA